In a single window of the Nicotiana tomentosiformis chromosome 8, ASM39032v3, whole genome shotgun sequence genome:
- the LOC104084669 gene encoding probable sugar phosphate/phosphate translocator At1g12500, with protein sequence MVEAQSWTTRRGSNPRLESPQDQVLDMPVTPTAEIRQQQYSNGGITSLVSPNILTALIIASWYCSNIGVLLLNKYLLSFYGFRYPIFLTMLHMLSCATYSLVAIKWLEIVPFQQIHSRKQFFKILGLSVIFCFSVVCGNTSLRYLPVSFNQAIGATTPFFTAIFAFVITCKKESAEVYLALVPVVLGIVLASNSEPLFHLFGFLMCIGSTAGRALKSVVQGLLLTSEAEKLHSMNLLLYMAPMAAMILLPFTLYIEGNVAAVTLEKAKGDGFMVFLLIGNATVAYLVNLTNFLVTKHTSALTLQVLGNAKAAVAAVVSVLIFRNPVNIMGITGFAVTVMGVVLYSEAKKRSKVIAH encoded by the coding sequence ATGGTGGAAGCACAGTCATGGACAACCAGAAGGGGTAGCAATCCAAGATTGGAATCACCCCAAGATCAAGTCTTGGATATGCCAGTAACCCCAACTGCTGAAATTAGGCAGCAGCAATATTCCAATGGTGGTATAACTTCTTTGGTGTCACCAAATATACTTACTGCTCTTATTATTGCTTCTTGGTACTGCTCCAACATTGGTGTGTTGCTGCTCAACAAGTATTTACTGAGTTTTTATGGCTTTCGTTATCCAATATTCTTGACCATGTTGCATATGTTGTCATGTGCTACTTATAGTTTAGTTGCTATTAAGTGGCTGGAAATTGTGCCATTTCAGCAAATACATAGCAGGAAACAGTTTTTCAAGATTCTTGGTTTGAgtgttattttttgtttttctgtGGTTTGTGGTAATACTTCATTGAGGTATCTTCCTGTATCGTTTAACCAAGCAATTGGTGCTACTACTCCATTTTTTACTGCTATTTTTGCTTTTGTGATTACTTGTAAGAAAGAATCTGCTGAGGTTTATTTGGCTCTTGTTCCTGTGGTTCTTGGTATTGTTTTGGCTAGTAATAGTGAGCCATTGTTCCATTTGTTTGGGTTCTTGATGTGTATTGGTTCAACTGCTGGGAGAGCTTTGAAATCTGTGGTTCAGGGGTTGCTTTTAACATCTGAAGCTGAGAAATTACACTCAATGAATCTATTATTATACATGGCTCCAATGGCAGCAATGATTTTGCTTCCTTTTACACTATACATAGAGGGAAATGTGGCAGCAGTCACATTGGAGAAAGCTAAGGGAGATggatttatggtgttcttgttgattGGTAATGCTACAGTTGCTTATTTGGTAAACTTGACTAATTTCTTGGTTACAAAGCACACAAGTGCATTGACACTGCAAGTTTTGGGGAATGCAAAGGCAGCAGTGGCTGCAGTGGTTTCAGTTTTGATATTCAGGAACCCAGTGAACATTATGGGAATAACAGGATTTGCTGTGACAGTAATGGGAGTGGTGCTTTACAGTGAGGCAAAGAAGAGATCTAAAGTAATAGCACACTGA